One bacterium genomic window carries:
- a CDS encoding DUF1080 domain-containing protein encodes MHTGFLRRLTSGLMTVGLAVLLNMANISCSPAAAKVPPPPAPVQEDGYTYLLKQNDEGKYSLAGWNHYGPGYFDLDRATGVMTSHSGMGLMWFSEKMYGDFVLEMDFLCDAHETNSGVFFRVPYVPVSDQYIYDSFEIQIYDAVENKNPVMHEGAAAPTGDPMKHATGAIYDAKGPDKLTSFGPGKWNHYKLTFQGLSATVELNGEVVNQWQLQPSGKVATCWPKGYFGLQNHDETSSVHFANIRVKELAPPTPAQ; translated from the coding sequence ATGCATACTGGTTTCCTGAGAAGGCTCACCAGCGGTTTGATGACGGTCGGCCTGGCCGTGTTGCTGAACATGGCCAATATCTCGTGCAGCCCGGCCGCGGCCAAGGTTCCGCCTCCGCCCGCTCCGGTGCAGGAGGACGGGTACACCTACCTGCTGAAGCAGAACGACGAGGGCAAGTACTCCCTGGCCGGCTGGAACCATTACGGCCCCGGCTATTTCGACCTCGACCGCGCCACCGGCGTGATGACCTCACACAGCGGCATGGGCCTGATGTGGTTCAGCGAGAAGATGTACGGCGATTTCGTGCTGGAGATGGATTTCCTGTGCGACGCCCATGAGACCAACTCCGGCGTGTTCTTCCGTGTCCCCTATGTCCCAGTTAGCGACCAGTACATCTACGACAGCTTCGAAATCCAGATCTACGACGCGGTCGAGAACAAGAACCCCGTGATGCACGAGGGTGCGGCCGCCCCGACCGGCGACCCGATGAAGCACGCCACCGGCGCGATCTACGATGCCAAGGGCCCCGACAAGCTCACCTCTTTCGGCCCCGGTAAGTGGAACCACTACAAGCTGACGTTCCAGGGCCTCAGCGCGACCGTGGAGCTCAACGGCGAGGTGGTCAACCAGTGGCAGCTCCAGCCCTCCGGCAAGGTTGCCACCTGCTGGCCCAAGGGCTATTTCGGCCTGCAGAACCACGACGAGACATCGAGCGTGCATTTCGCCAACATCCGGGTCAAGGAACTGGCGCCTCCCACCCCGGCGCAGTAA
- a CDS encoding PmoA family protein — protein MLSRTIFRGSATAGLAVCAILTLAACGGDKSAEQPASATEGNNMVSLAVDSAAGQVNVTVDGKEFTAWLYRGGLFKPSLYPIITADGRRVTRGFPLQMQPGDRVDHPHHVGAWFNYGNVNGIDFWGHSDSSDVTKGKFGVIVQRSIGKVESGPGVGRLDVSLEWLGPEGEPVLKESDRLFFRAEPGLRCIDRLITLTPSAGKVDFPDTKEGMFALRVVNALEEPSTEPVKYVDEHGGVTEVSPADNTADGEYLTSEGLVGEKQVWGTRAKWCILRGALENRPVTVAIFDHPGNVGFPTHWHARGYGLFSANPLGWKDFTQGKETMNFSLAPGETGVFRYRILVSDERLEAAQADSLYNIWLQQADGEIAAQ, from the coding sequence ATGTTGTCGAGAACAATCTTTCGAGGGTCAGCCACGGCCGGATTGGCTGTCTGCGCGATCCTGACTCTGGCCGCCTGCGGCGGTGACAAGAGCGCCGAACAGCCTGCCTCTGCCACGGAGGGAAACAACATGGTCAGCTTGGCAGTCGATTCGGCAGCCGGACAGGTGAACGTGACAGTGGACGGCAAGGAATTTACCGCCTGGCTCTACCGCGGGGGCCTGTTCAAGCCCTCGCTGTACCCGATTATCACGGCGGACGGCCGCCGGGTTACCCGTGGCTTCCCGCTTCAGATGCAGCCCGGCGACCGCGTGGACCATCCGCACCATGTGGGGGCCTGGTTCAACTACGGCAACGTGAACGGCATCGATTTCTGGGGCCACAGCGATTCGAGCGACGTGACGAAAGGCAAGTTCGGCGTGATCGTGCAGCGCTCGATCGGCAAGGTGGAATCCGGCCCCGGCGTGGGTCGTCTGGATGTGAGCCTGGAGTGGCTGGGCCCGGAGGGCGAGCCGGTGCTCAAAGAGTCCGACCGCCTGTTCTTCCGCGCCGAGCCCGGCCTGCGCTGCATCGACCGCCTGATCACGCTCACCCCGTCCGCGGGCAAGGTGGATTTCCCGGACACCAAGGAGGGCATGTTCGCCCTGCGGGTCGTCAACGCCCTGGAGGAACCCTCCACCGAGCCGGTCAAGTACGTGGATGAGCACGGCGGGGTGACCGAGGTGTCGCCGGCCGACAACACCGCGGATGGCGAGTACCTCACCAGCGAGGGCCTGGTCGGGGAGAAACAGGTCTGGGGCACCCGGGCCAAATGGTGTATCCTGCGCGGCGCCCTGGAGAACCGTCCGGTGACGGTCGCTATTTTCGACCACCCGGGCAACGTGGGTTTCCCCACCCACTGGCACGCCCGCGGCTACGGCTTGTTCAGCGCCAACCCGCTGGGTTGGAAGGATTTCACCCAGGGTAAGGAAACGATGAATTTCAGCCTCGCCCCGGGCGAGACCGGCGTGTTCCGCTACCGGATCCTGGTCAGCGACGAGCGTCTGGAGGCGGCCCAGGCCGACTCATTGTACAATATATGGCTGCAGCAGGCGGATGGAGAGATCGCGGCGCAATGA